Proteins co-encoded in one Sus scrofa isolate TJ Tabasco breed Duroc chromosome 14, Sscrofa11.1, whole genome shotgun sequence genomic window:
- the CHEK2 gene encoding serine/threonine-protein kinase Chk2 isoform X2: protein MSGETDVECQQSHGSASPQPHASGACSQSQGGFSQSHGPFSQPHGSSSQTQGMSGSSTSTVPTSSQSSHSSSGTLSSLETVSTQELYSIPEDSEPEEPVPAPWARLWALQDGFSNLECVNDSYWFGRDRNCEYCFDEPLLKRTDKYRTYSKKHFRIFREMGPKNSYIAYIEDHSGNGTFVNRELVGKGRRLPLNNNSEIALSVWSNKVFVFFDLTVDDQSVYPKELRDEYIMSKTLGSGACGEVKLAFERKTCKKVAIKIISKRKFAIGSEREADPALNVETEIEILKKLNHPCIIKIKDFFDAEDYYIVLELMEGGELFDRVVGNKRLREATCKLYFYQMLLAVQYLHENGIIHRDLKPENVLLSSQKEDCLIKITDFGQSKILGETSLMRTLCGTPTYLAPEVLNSLGTAGYNRAVDCWSLGVILFICLSGYPPFSEHKSQVSLKDQITSGKYNFIPGVWAEVSEKALDLVKKLLIVDPKARFTTEEALRHPWLQPSTSRKRHLEGDTEDAEPTKHLAVCAAVL from the exons ATGTCTGGGGAGACGGATGTGGAGTGTCAGCAGTCTCATGGCAGTGCCTCCCCACAGCCCCACGCCAGCGGTGCCTGCTCACAGTCCCAAGGTGGCTTCTCGCAGTCCCACGGTCCCTTCTCACAGCCACATGGCTCCTCTTCACAGACCCAGGGCATGTCTGGCTCTTCCACCAGCACAGTGCCCACGTCCAGCCAGTCCTCTCACTCCAGCTCAGGCACCCTGAGCTCCTTAGAAACAGTGTCTACTCAGGAACTCTATTCTATTCCTGAGGACTCAGAACCTGAGGAGCCTGTCCCTGCCCCTTGGGCTCGATTATGGGCCCTCCAGGATGGATTCTCTAATCTTG AGTGTGTTAACGACAGCTACTGGTTTGGGAGGGATAGAAACTGTGAATACTGCTTTGATGAGCCCCTGCTGAAAAGAACCGATAAGTATCGGACTTACAGCAAGAAGCACTTTCGAATCTTCAGA GAAATGGGTCCTAAAAACTCTTACATCGCATACATAGAAGATCACAGTGGGAATGGAACCTTTGTAAATAGAGAGCTTGTAGGGAAAGGAAGACGCCTTCCTTTGAATAACAATTCTGAAATTGCACTTTCAGTGTGGAGTAATAAAG tttttgtattttttgatctGACTGTAGATGATCAGTCAGTTTATCCAAAGGAATTAAGAGACGAATACATCATGTCGAAAACTCTtggaag CGGTGCCTGTGGTGAGGTGAAACTAGCTTTTGAGAGGAAAACTTGTAAGAAAGTAGCCATAAAGATCATCAGCAAAAGGAAGTTTGCTATTGGCTCTGAGAGAGAGGCA gatccagcactcaatgttgaaacagaaatagaaattttgaagAAACTAAATCAC CCTTGTATCATCAAGATTAAAGACTTTTTTGATGCTGAAGATTATTACATCGTTTTGGAATT GATGGAAGGAGGAGAGCTGTTTGACAGGGTGGTGGGGAATAAACGCCTGAGAGAAGCAACCTGCAAACTCTATTTTTACCAGATGCTCCTGGCTGTTCAG TACCTTCACGAAAATGGCATCATACATCGGGACTTAAAGCCAGAGAATGTTCTACTCTCATCTCAAAAAGAGGACTGTCTTATAAAG ATTACTGATTTTGGGCAGTCCAAGATTTTGGGAGAGACCTCTCTCATGAGAACCTTATGTGGTACCCCCACCTACCTGGCTCCCGAGGTTCTTAATTCCTTGGGAACTGCCGGATATAACCGTGCTGTGGACTGCTGGAGTTTAGGAGTTATTCTTTTCATTTG CCTTAGTGGGTATCCACCTTTCTCTGAGCATAAGAGTCAAGTGTCACTGAAGGATCAGATCACCAGTGGAAAATACAACTTCATTCCTGGAGTCTGGGCAGAAGTCTCAGAGAAGG CTCTGGACCTTGTCAAGAAGTTGTTGATAGTGGATCCAAAGGCACGTTTTACGACAGAAGAAGCTTTAAGACATCCATGGCTTCAG
- the CHEK2 gene encoding serine/threonine-protein kinase Chk2 (The RefSeq protein has 2 substitutions compared to this genomic sequence), with the protein MSGETDVECQQSHGSASPQPHASGACSQSQGGFSQSHGPFSQPHGSSSQTQGMSGSSTSTVPTSSQSSHSSSGTLSSLETVSTQELYSIPEDSEPEEPVPAPWARLWALQDGFSNLECVNDSYWFGRDRNCEYCFDEPLLKRTDKYRTYSKKHFRIFREMGPKNSYIAYIEDHSGNGTFVNRELVGKGRRLPLNNNSEIALSVWSNKVFVFFDLTVDDQSVYPKELRDEYIMSKTLGSGACGEVKLAFERKTCKKVAIKIISKRKFAIGSEREADPALNVETEIEILKKLNQPCIIKIKDFFDAEDYYIVLELMEGGELFDRVVGNKRLREATCKLYFYQMLLAVQYLHENGIIHRDLKPENVLLSSQKEDCLIKIPDFGQSKILGETSLMRTLCGTPTYLAPEVLNSLGTAGYNRAVDCWSLGVILFICLSGYPPFSEHKSQVSLKDQITSGKYNFIPGVWAEVSEKALDLVKKLLIVDPKARFTTEEALRHPWLQDEDMKRKF; encoded by the exons ATGTCTGGGGAGACGGATGTGGAGTGTCAGCAGTCTCATGGCAGTGCCTCCCCACAGCCCCACGCCAGCGGTGCCTGCTCACAGTCCCAAGGTGGCTTCTCGCAGTCCCACGGTCCCTTCTCACAGCCACATGGCTCCTCTTCACAGACCCAGGGCATGTCTGGCTCTTCCACCAGCACAGTGCCCACGTCCAGCCAGTCCTCTCACTCCAGCTCAGGCACCCTGAGCTCCTTAGAAACAGTGTCTACTCAGGAACTCTATTCTATTCCTGAGGACTCAGAACCTGAGGAGCCTGTCCCTGCCCCTTGGGCTCGATTATGGGCCCTCCAGGATGGATTCTCTAATCTTG AGTGTGTTAACGACAGCTACTGGTTTGGGAGGGATAGAAACTGTGAATACTGCTTTGATGAGCCCCTGCTGAAAAGAACCGATAAGTATCGGACTTACAGCAAGAAGCACTTTCGAATCTTCAGA GAAATGGGTCCTAAAAACTCTTACATCGCATACATAGAAGATCACAGTGGGAATGGAACCTTTGTAAATAGAGAGCTTGTAGGGAAAGGAAGACGCCTTCCTTTGAATAACAATTCTGAAATTGCACTTTCAGTGTGGAGTAATAAAG tttttgtattttttgatctGACTGTAGATGATCAGTCAGTTTATCCAAAGGAATTAAGAGACGAATACATCATGTCGAAAACTCTtggaag CGGTGCCTGTGGTGAGGTGAAACTAGCTTTTGAGAGGAAAACTTGTAAGAAAGTAGCCATAAAGATCATCAGCAAAAGGAAGTTTGCTATTGGCTCTGAGAGAGAGGCA gatccagcactcaatgttgaaacagaaatagaaattttgaagAAACTAAATCAC CCTTGTATCATCAAGATTAAAGACTTTTTTGATGCTGAAGATTATTACATCGTTTTGGAATT GATGGAAGGAGGAGAGCTGTTTGACAGGGTGGTGGGGAATAAACGCCTGAGAGAAGCAACCTGCAAACTCTATTTTTACCAGATGCTCCTGGCTGTTCAG TACCTTCACGAAAATGGCATCATACATCGGGACTTAAAGCCAGAGAATGTTCTACTCTCATCTCAAAAAGAGGACTGTCTTATAAAG ATTACTGATTTTGGGCAGTCCAAGATTTTGGGAGAGACCTCTCTCATGAGAACCTTATGTGGTACCCCCACCTACCTGGCTCCCGAGGTTCTTAATTCCTTGGGAACTGCCGGATATAACCGTGCTGTGGACTGCTGGAGTTTAGGAGTTATTCTTTTCATTTG CCTTAGTGGGTATCCACCTTTCTCTGAGCATAAGAGTCAAGTGTCACTGAAGGATCAGATCACCAGTGGAAAATACAACTTCATTCCTGGAGTCTGGGCAGAAGTCTCAGAGAAGG CTCTGGACCTTGTCAAGAAGTTGTTGATAGTGGATCCAAAGGCACGTTTTACGACAGAAGAAGCTTTAAGACATCCATGGCTTCAG
- the HSCB gene encoding iron-sulfur cluster co-chaperone protein HscB, mitochondrial isoform X2, which translates to MWGGRTGALLRLSRLWPTGLLWRGLLNCNVVSLAGSNSPRCWNCGGLGGPLRGDQFFCPQCRALQPPDPARDYFSLMDCNHSFRVDTSKLQHRYQELQRLVHPDFFSQRSQTEKDFSEKHSTLVNDAYKTLLAPLSRGLYLVS; encoded by the exons ATGTGGGGCGGAAGGACTGGGGCCTTGCTCCGGTTGTCAAGGCTGTGGCCAACAGGCCTCCTCTGGAGAGGACTGCTAAACTGCAATGTTGTGTCGCTGGCAGGAAGCAACTCCCCCCGGTGTTGGAACTGCGGCGGCCTAGGGGGCCCCCTGCGAGGAGACCAGTTCTTCTGCCCTCAGTGCCGTGCGCTGCAGCCACCTGACCCCGCTCGAGACTACTTCAGCCTCATGGACTG CAACCACTCTTTCAGAGTTGACACTTCAAAGCTCCAGCATAGGTACCAAGAACTACAGCGTCTTGTCCACCCAGATTTCTTCAGCCAGAGATCTCAG ACTGAAAAGGACTTCTCAGAGAAACATTCGACCCTCGTAAATGATGCCTATAAGACCCTTCTGGCCCCCCTGAGCAGGGGACTATACCTTGTAAG CTAA